AGGCCAACATCGCCAACGACCCCGAAGCCGCCGCAGACGTGCTCGCCGCCGACTGGGACGTGACCCTGGTGCCGCTGGACGTCACCATGTCCAACGTGCTCGAGGAGAGCCACCGGCAGGAACTGCTCGCGGCAGACCACCCGGTCCCGCAGGCCCTCGGCGGCATGCTGGGCTACTACTTCCGCTTCTATGAGGGCATCTTCGGGCGGGCCTGCTCCGCCATGCACGATCCCCTCGCCGCGGCCCTCGCGGTGGGCGGCGTCAGCGCGGCGGTGGCCCCGGTGGTGACGGTCGCCGTCGACACCACCGACGGTCCCGGCCGCGGCCAGACCATCTGCGAGCTCCGCGGCCGGTACATGGACTACCCGGAACAGCCCGGCGCACGCTGCCGCGTGGTGCTGGAGCTCGACGGCGACTTCGCGCCGCACCTGGTGGAGTTGCTGCAGTCGTTCCCTGAAAGCACGACGGCGACACTCGCGGGGGTCGCCTGAGCCGGCGTAATGGCCGATTGGGCCCCCTGGTCAGATTATTACCCGTAACCCTGCGGCATAGAGAGCGCAAATTGTCGTACGAAAGAGCGAGAACTTAGGATGAGAGACATTGAATTGGGGGCGGTAAGAAATGATGCGCAAATGGTTTGGGCGGAAAGGTGTCGTGGTTGTTTCCACTGACAACAACGGGGCCTCAAAATGGAAAATTAGCGACAAAAAGGAGTATGCCTCCGTCGGGGGCAGCCAGCTGCAAGACGAGGTATATACATCTGCCGCATGCCATGCCCCTAAACGAGGCATCTTAATTTTCGTTGAGGTCCCGCAGGAGAAAGTCCGCCGATGGCGGGACTTGGGGATCCCCATAGTTATCTCTTTGTTGATTGGTGTTGTCAGCGTCGCTTTGGCCCAGGTGTCGGCTGGCCCGGAAATTGCGCGACTGAGCCTTACGGCTCTTCTCTACGGGATTGCTGTCACGCTGGCTCTGGGCCATGCCGGATGGGTACTGGGCCGCGCCTTTGGCCGGGCCCGGCGGCTTCACCCTATGGGAAAGACCGTGTTCAAGCAACACTGGAAACTCCTCGCCGGAATTGTCACGAGCATTGGGTCTGGTTTGATCATCGCCATTGTCGTGCCAGACCAGTCGAGAATGCAGTGGGCGGTAAATGCCTATCAGTGGTGGACCCATCCAGGGGGCGCCGCGGCTCAATTTCTTGGAGTCGGTTGGATAAGCCTCGGCTTTCTTGCATGGGAAGTCATCAGGGGGTTCACAGCTTCGCGAATGCTGGCTGCGTTCAATGGGGTCAGGCAGCAGCAGTACCGAGCAGACCGCCCGGTCCGCGGCCAGTTGTATAGCTGGTGGCAATGGCGCGTCGACCTGGCGAATTTTGAGTGCCCTTCCGCCACCTGTGCAAAACACCCTCGCCACCCACCCCTGTGACTGAGCAACTCGTCCGCGCGATGCACTTGCCAAGAGCTGAGCGACATCTGCCACGTTCGCCCCGCGGCACCAGCCCCGAGCACCTCGTCCTGAATCTCGAACGACGCCTTCGCGGAAGCGGGCGCACAGGCCTGTAGCGATTAGGACTGCAAGGACTGCATCACCGAGAGGTGCCCGGCGCGTGCCGCGATGAGGCACTTGGCCAGGTAAAAGGGCCGGTTCGCATGCCTGACGTACTGCGTCAGCACCAGGACGGGATCCGGTGCCCGCAGATCCAGCAGCTTGGCCCTGCTTGGACCCACCTGGCTCAGGCTGATCTGGCACTCGCCGGGCCCGAGGATCTTGCCGAAGCGTTTGTTGAGGGTGGCAAGCAGGCTGCTGCCGCCGTCGTCGTCGATTTCCAGCGGCGCGGCGGCAGCGGAACTGCTGCCCGGGCTCACCGGTAGGGCGGAGATGTTTTCCTGCAGGTGGGCGATGGCTTCGCCGTCGCGGACCAGGACAGACTCCCAGAACCAGCAGTCGGCGCCGGGCTCCACGCCCACACCGGGGGCGACGAATTCGGAGGCGGGCTGCCGCTGGCGTTGGATGCGTTTGATTTCGATGTGCTGTCCGGGGCCGGCGAGGACTTCCTCGAACGGGCGGATGCGTTCGATGCCGATGCGGGGGAGGGTGTCGGCGACGAACCGACCGACGCCGCGGCGGGCCCGGATGAGGCCGTCCTCTTCGAGCAGCATGAGGGCTTCGCGGACCACAGTGCGGCTGACCTTCATGTCCGCGCCGAGCTCCGTTTCGGTGGGGAGCATGGAGCCGGGCGTCAGCAGGCTG
Above is a window of Arthrobacter sp. FB24 DNA encoding:
- a CDS encoding GntR family transcriptional regulator, whose product is MHEDAARFLSQPVEAQPGSPLRVAVYSRIAEAIRNSLLTPGSMLPTETELGADMKVSRTVVREALMLLEEDGLIRARRGVGRFVADTLPRIGIERIRPFEEVLAGPGQHIEIKRIQRQRQPASEFVAPGVGVEPGADCWFWESVLVRDGEAIAHLQENISALPVSPGSSSAAAAPLEIDDDGGSSLLATLNKRFGKILGPGECQISLSQVGPSRAKLLDLRAPDPVLVLTQYVRHANRPFYLAKCLIAARAGHLSVMQSLQS